In the genome of Cryptomeria japonica chromosome 8, Sugi_1.0, whole genome shotgun sequence, one region contains:
- the LOC131032388 gene encoding GPN-loop GTPase 3-like, translated as MVPIDSRGTFKVSEAFRSWTVREQRHSNTKYKFECGKLEDFDIKDAVGGLVYCMEHLEENLDDWFAEQLEGYLDDDYLVFDCPGQIELYSHFPVFRAFVDQLKHWNYNVCAVYLLDSQFLSDITKYLSGCMPSLSAMIQLELPHVNILTKMDLVKNKKEIEKFLDPDIRLLLSDLNQHMAPCFAKLNRSQVELIDDYSMVNFLPLDITKENIIQYILSHIDNAIKFGEDVDVKVKDFDPDFNAAERCYGRSSVWQRGCRKMQSKCSKLQLVSSPPSSALLSPKALRGVGRRAFAVLINKCQSKHPPC; from the exons ATGGTGCCAATCGATTCTAGAGGTACGTTCAAGGTGTCTGAGGCATTTcggag TTGGACAGTGAGAGAGCAGAGACACTCCAACACCAAATACAAATTTGAATGTGGCAAATTAGAGGATTTTGACATTAAGGATGCTGTTGGAGGCCTTGTCTATTGTATGGAACACCTTGAGGAGAATCTAGATGATTGGTTTGCAGAGCAATTGGAAGGTTATTTAGATGATGATTATCTTGTTTTTGACTGTCCAGGTCAAATAGAGCTTTATTCACACTTTCCTGTATTTCGAGCTTTTGTTGATCAACTCAAGCATTGGAACTACAATGTTTGTGCTGTATATTTGCTTGATTCGCAGTTTCTTTCAGATATAACAAAGTACCTAAGTGGTTGTATGCCATCTCTTTCAGCAATGATTCAACTTGAATTGCCTCATGTTAATATCCTGACTAAAATGGATCTTGTTAAGAACAAGAAAGAGATTGAAAAGTTTCTTGATCCAGATATAAGGTTGTTGTTGTCAGACCTCAATCAACACATGGCTCCATGCTTTGCAAAATTAAACAGGTCACAGGTAGAATTGATTGATGACTACAGTATGGTGAACTTCTTACCTCTTGATATCACAAAAGAGAACATCATACAATACATCTTGTCCCATATTGACAATGCCATTAAGTTTGGAGAAGATGTCGATGTTAAGGTTAAGGATTTTGATCCTGATTTTAATGCTGCAGAAAGATGCTATGGCAGATCAAGTGTTTGGCAAAGGGGTTGCAGGAAGATGCAAAGTAAATGCTCCAAACTTCAGCTGGTATCCTCTCCTCCCTCGAGTGCCCTCCTATCTCCAAAAGCTCTTCGTGGTGTTGGTAGGAGGGCATTTGCAGTTTTAATAAACAAATGCCAATCAAAGCATCCTCCCTGCTGA